The following are encoded in a window of Penicillium oxalicum strain HP7-1 chromosome II, whole genome shotgun sequence genomic DNA:
- a CDS encoding Protein MSP1 has protein sequence MASSGGRRWQSFLQELVMVAGTSASAYFLIRYLLSRLEFDPEGQKKEEQRQKSAAILRRLDGGDQSDDETSRGGSSKKGRRQRRGELTLNQYEQAVAMDVVAPEDINVSFEDIGGLDHIIEELKESVIYPLTMPHLYSSTSSLLTAPSGVLLYGPPGCGKTMLAKALASESGACFINLHISTLTEKWYGDSNKLVNAVFSLARKLQPAIVFIDEIDAVLGTRRSGEHEASGMVKAEFMTHWDGLTSANSTGEPQRIVVLGATNRMQDIDEAILRRMPKKFPVTLPPAQQRLRILSLILKDTKIDRDNFDLHFLVKSMAGMSGSDIKEACRDAAMGPVRELIRQKKAEGTQIAAVDPSEVRGLRTEDFFARAGGMKIISRSSPPSTTSTEKMAGKEDEEWATEDEIASESEARPAGMIEPPE, from the exons atggcttcATCAGGCGGTCGCCGCTGGCAAAGCTTCCTCCAGGAATTAGTGATGGTTGCTGGAACG TCTGCCTCGGCGTACTTCCTTATTCGCTATCTTCTATCACGCCTTGAATTTGACCCGGAGGGCCAAAAGAAGGAGGAACAACGCCAAAAGTCCGCCGCCATTCTTCGCCGACTTGACGGCGGAGATCAATCAGACGACGAAACGAGCCGTGGAGGAAGTTCAAAGAAAGGTCGCCGCCAACGGAGAGGCGAGCTGACTTTGAACCAATATGAACAAGCAGTTGCCATGGACGTGGTCGCGCCGGAGGACATCAATGTTTCCTTTGAGGACATCGGAGGCCTTGATCACATTATCGAGGAACTCAAGGAGTCGGTGATCTATCCATTGACTATGCCTCACCTCTACTCCTCAACATCCTCCCTCCTGACCGCACCATCCGGTGTTCTTCTCTACGGGCCCCCTGGCTGCGGCAAGACCATGCTCGCCAAGGCATTGGCTTCGGAGAGCGGTGCTTGTTTCATCAATTTGCACATCTCGACACTGACGGAGAAGTGGTATGGGGACTCGAATAAATTGGTGAACGCCGTGTTTTCGCTGGCCCGCAAGCTTCAGCCGGCCATCGTTTTTATTGATGAGATTGACGCTGTCCTGGGGACAAGAAGAAGTGGCGAACATGAAGCTAGCGGGATGGTGAAAGCGGAATTCATGACGCATTGGGATGGTCTCACCTCGGCCAATTCGACTGGTGAACCACAACGTATCGTTGTGCTTGGAGCCACCAATCGCATGCAGGATATCGACGAGGCCATTCTTCGCCGGATGCCAAAGAAGTTCCCGGTCACGCTTCCGCCTGCACAGCAGCGTCTCCGAATCCTCAGTCTAATTTTGAAGGATACAAAGATTGACCGGGACAATTTTGATCTACACTTCTTAGTGAAGTCCATGGCGGGCATGTCGGGTAGTGATATTAAGGAAGCCTGTCGGGATGCTGCAATGGGACCCGTTCGAGAGTTGATTCGGCAGAAGAAAGCCGAGGGGACACAAATAGCAGCCGTCGATCCAAGCGAGGTTCGTGGTCTTCGAACAGAAGACTTTTTCGCGCGCGCTGGTGGTATGAAAATAATTTCTCGATCGTCCCCACCATCAACCACATCGACCGAGAAAATGgcggggaaagaagacgaggagtgGGCCACTGAAGACGAGATCGCCTCGGAATCTGAAGCTCGTCCTGCTGGCATGATTGAGCCGCCGGAATGA
- a CDS encoding GPI ethanolamine phosphate transferase 1, which translates to MARLGRVGFLALAVVFHLIYTYSIFDIYFVSPIVSGMRSYGVNRPAGKSAPAQRLVLFVADGLRADKAFQAFPDPSPDALAQPSEDPIRLAPFIRSKVLSHGTFGVSHTRVPTESRPGHVALIAGLYEDVSSVTTGWKLNPVNFDSVFNRSRHTWSWGSPDILPMFKEGAEPGRVDAEMYAEEAEDFSQDATHLDTWVFDKVHELFESAKSDPELNRRLREDKLVFFLHLLGLDTTGHAFRPYSKEYLNNIKVVDRGIQAVSKLMEDFYGDDKTAFVFTADHGMNDMGSHGDGHPDNTRTPLVAWGSGVAKPEITMNGVAPGHDDGFSSDWGFDQVQRHDVAQADVAALMAYLVGVDYPVNSVGQLPLNYIDASPQEKARAALANTQAVLEMYRVKEAQKRNAVLRYVPFEPLSGDGETSIEGRFANLETLISNGDYEDAIALSSELLTLGLDGLRYLQTYDWLFLRTVVTFGYLGWIAYALTTVIDLHVLHGTTDSNRTTASISFFSAVLAALFSVFLYQGSSWRYYFYAFFPVFFWEEVFARRKALTAGRQILLGHVHSFSGFLAFGLQALAFVGVLEALVQSYFHREIFTIGFGLGALWPVFYGFRFIREHALLTATWALGCSLMSIFTLLPVLKVENLDTITFGGLIMFLTGVLYLLFEDSILDHGKAGSKASKPTSGSRIIVGLQVGMVLLALIVTRSSVVALQAREGLPLGNQVVGWFVLVASLSLPFFHRFCPNSNYLHRLMVIFLTFSPTFIILTISWEGLFYFVFCMTLVTWVRLEHAVYVHTAGSAPHSVKTVNNGSAASPEAASNTTTTTVDGQSYSYRALTLSDTRVALFFFFLLQSGFFSTGNVASISTFSLDSVRRLIPIFDPFAQGALLLLQILIPFAIISANLGILNRRLEVAPSALFMVVMSISDVMTLNFFYMVRDEGSWLDIGMTISHFCIASALCTFVAGLEFLSEQFVSGVDFSDTAAGLGAAVVQAVADSAACGHENLAETDQESKNSRDRKKKGVETQ; encoded by the exons ATGGCGCGTCTCGGCCGCGTAGGGTTCTTGGCCCTCGCGGTGGTCTTCCACCTCATCTATACATATTCGATTTTCGATATCTATTTTGTTAGCCCCATCGTGAGTGGTATGCGCTCATATGGTGTTAACCGTCCTGCTGGAAAATCTGCACCCGCACAGCGACTCGTTCTCTTCGTTGCCGATGGCCTGCGCGCCGACAAAGCCTTCCAAGCATTCCCCGACCCGTCTCCCGATGCCCTCGCGCAGCCCTCCGAGGACCCAATCCGTCTGGCGCCATTCATTCGATCGAAAGTTCTGTCACATGGAACCTTTGGCGTATCTCATACCCGTGTGCCCACAGAGTCACGGCCTGGCCATGTTGCCCTCATTGCGGGCTTGTATGAGGATGTGTCATCTGTCACGACAGGCTGGAAACTGAACCCTGTGAATTTCGACAGCGTCTTCAATCGCAGTCGCCATACATGGAGCTGGGGAAGTCCGGATATTCTGCCTATGTTCAAGGAGGGAGCGGAACCCGGCCGTGTGGATGCCGAAATGTATGCGGAAGAAGCCGAGGACTTCAGCCAGGACGCCACACATTTGGACACCTGGGTTTTCGATAAGGTTCATGAGTTGTTTGAATCAGCGAAAAGCGATCCAGAGCTGAATCGAAGATTGCGGGAGGATAAACtcgttttcttcctccacctccttGGGTTGGACACCACGGGTCATGCGTTTAGACCGTACTCTAAGGAGTACCTCAACAATATCAAGGTCGTGGATAGGGGCATTCAAGCCGTAAGCAAGCTGATGGAGGACTTCTATGGCGATGACAAGACTGCATTTGTCTTTACTGCCGACCATGGCATGAATGACATGGGCAGCCACGGCGACGGTCACCCTGACAATACACGTACGCCTCTTGTTGCGTGGGGGTCTGGTGTTGCAAAGCCCGAAATCACCATGAACGGCGTCGCTCCAGGACATGATGACGGATTCTCGTCAGATTGGGGATTCGACCAGGTCCAGCGGCATGATGTCGCACAGGCAGACGTCGCCGCTCTGATGGCGTACTTGGTGGGCGTGGACTACCCTGTAAATTCAGTCGGTCAATTGCCGTTGAATTATATTGACGCGAGTCCTCAAGAAAAGGCCCGCGCTGCGCTCGCGAACACGCAAGCGGTGCTTGAGATGTATCGTGTGAAGGAAGCGCAAAAGAGAAATGCGGTGCTCCGTTACGTACCCTTTGAGCCTCTCTCCGGGGATGGCGAGACTTCAATTGAAGGGCGCTTCGCGAATCTTGAGACACTAATCTCAAACGGCGACTACGAAGACGCAATTGCCCTGTCTTCTGAGCTCTTGACACTTGGCCTTGACGGTCTGCGCTACCTACAAACATACGACTGGCTGTTTCTGCGCACTGTGGTTACTTTTGGCTACTTGGGATGGATCGCATATGCTTTGACCACAGTCATTGACTTGCATGTCTTGCATGGCACGACCGACTCCAACCGCACCACGGCCAGtatctccttcttttcaGCAGTCTTGGCCGCTCTTTTCTCCGTGTTCCTCTACCAAGGCTCCTCGTGGAGATACTACTTCTACGCATTTTTCCCTGTCTTTTTCTGGGAGGAGGTCTTTGCCCGACGTAAGGCGTTGACTGCTGGTCGTCAGATCCTGCTCGGCCATGTGCACTCATTTTCTGGGTTTCTCGCCTTTGGTCTTCAAGCTTTGGCGTTCGTTGGTGTTCTAGAAGCTCTG GTTCAATCTTATTTCCATCGTGAAATTTTCACCATCGGGTTCGGTCTAGGGGCCCTGTGGCCTGTGTTTTATGGCTTCAGGTTCATCCGCGAGCATGCTCTTCTGACTGCAACGTGGGCCCTCGGGTGCTCTTTGATGAGCATTTTCACGCTCCTCCCAGTCCTAAAAGTGGAAAACTTGGACACCAT TACCTTTGGCGGTCTTATTATGTTTTTGACAGGTGTTCTCTATCTTCTTTTCGAGGATTCGATCCTCGATCACGGCAAAGCAGGTTCAAAGGCCTCGAAGCCGACTAGTGGCTCACGAATTATCGTGGGACTGCAG GTGGGGATGGTGCTTCTCGCCCTGATTGTGACTCGCTCGAGCGTGGTAGCTTTACAGGCCCGCGAGGGCCTCCCGTTGGGCAACCAGGTCGTAGGCTGGTTTGTGCTTG TGGCATCACTATCTCTGCCGTTCTTCCACCGATTTTGTCCCAACAGCAACTACCTCCATAGGCTCATGGTcatcttcttgaccttctcgcCGACTTTTATCATCCTGACTATCTCATGGGAGGGTCTCTTCTACTTTGTGTTCTGCATGACTCTGGTGACATGGGTTCGTCTTGAGCACGCCGTCTATGTTCATACTGCAGGTTCCGCCCCCCACTCGGTGAAGACCGTCAACAATGGCTCAGCGGCGAGCCCAGAAGCGGCATCAAataccaccaccacaacGGTCGATGGCCAATCGTACAGCTACCGTGCGCTAACCCTTTCTGACACCCGTGTTgcgttgttcttcttctttctgctTCAGTCAGGCTTCTTCAGCACTGGAAATGTGGCCTCGATCTCTACCTTTTCACTCGACAGTGTCCGCCGACTCATCCCCATCTTTGATCCCTTTGCCCAGGGCGCCCTTTTGCTCTTGCAAATCCTTATACCCTTTGCTATTATTAGTGCCAATCTGGGAATCCTCAATCGTCGCCTTGAGGTTGCACCCAGTGCACTGTTCATGGTCGTGATGTCCATCTCGGACGTGATGACCCTCAATTTCTTCTACATGGTACGAGATGAGGGCTCGTGGCTGGACATTGGCATGACAATCAGTCACTTCTGTATTGCTAGTGCGCTCTGTACATTTGTTGCTGGGTTGGAGTTCCTAAGTGAGCAGTTTGTCAGTGGTGTTGACTTCAGCGACACCGCTGCAGGACTCGGGGCGGCTGTTGTACAGGCAGTGGCCGACTCTGCCGCATGTGGCCATGAAAACCTTGCCGAGACCGACCAAGAGAGCAAGAACTCTCGTGaccggaagaagaagggtgtcGAGACCCAGTAA
- a CDS encoding Cystathionine beta-lyase, with the protein MSASGSGAANGASESASSAKKSFPRVDLHGNDLPPSPAPSSPHPGRRYNIATELVFTEGNDQYNASSVPIYQSATFKQTSGSGGGEYDYTRSGNPTRTHLERHLAKIMSAQRALVVSSGMAALDVITRLLRPGDEVVTGDDLYGGSHRLLKYLSTNGGIVVHHVDTTNPEKVLQVLNSKTAMVLLETPTNPLIKIVDISQIATAAHEANPNCLVSVDNTMMSPLLLNPLELGADIVYESGTKYLSGHHDLMAGVIAVNDLTLGERLYFPINASGCGLSPFDSWLLLRGVKTLKVRMDQQQSNAQRIAEFLESHGFKVRYPGLRSHPQYELHNSMARGAGAVLSFETGDVNVSERIVESAKIWAISVSFGCVNSLISMPCRMSHASIDAKTRAERAMPEDLIRLCVGIEDVDDLIEDLQRALVEAGAVRVTLDGIHAVSAESS; encoded by the exons ATGTCGGCGTCAGGATCCGGAGCAGCCAACGGAGCTTCAGAGTCGGCGAGCTCTGCGAAGAAGTCATTCCCTCGCGTTGACTTGCATGGCAATGACCTCCCACCTTCACCCGCTCCCTCGAGTCCACACCCTGGTCGTCGATACAACATTGCCACCGAGCTGGTGTTCACTGAAGGCAATGATCAGTACAATGCGAGCAGCGTGCCAATTTACCAG AGTGCGACCTTCAAGCAGACTTCCGGCAGTGGTGGCGGAGAGTACGACTACACCCGGTCCGGCAACCCAACTCGCACCCATCTCGAGCGACACCTGGCCAAGATCATGTCTGCACAGCGAGCACTAGTTGTATCATCTGGTATGGCTGCGTTGGATGTTATCACTCGTCTGCTTCGTCCTGGCGACGAGGTTGTGACTGGTGATGATCTCTATGGCGGCTCCCACCGTCTGCTCAAGTATCTTTCCACAAACGGCGGCATCGTGGTGCATCATGTCGACACGACCAACCCCGAGAAAGTCCTCCAAGTCTTGAACTCCAAGACCGCCATGGTCTTATTGGAAACCCCCACCAACCCACTTATCAAGATCGTCGATATTTCTCAGATCGCTACCGCAGCACACGAAGCGAACCCCAACTGTCTCGTGTCTGTGGACAACACCATGATGTCGCCACTTCTCCTGAACCCTCTTGAGTTGGGCGCCGATATTGTATATGAGAGTGGTACCAAGTACCTGTCTGGTCATCACGACCTGATGGCTGGTGTGATTGCTGTGAACGACCTGACTCTCGGCGAGCGCCTGTACTTCCCAATCAACGCATCCGGGTGTGGCCTATCTCCGTTCGATTCATGGCTGCTGTTGCGTGGTGTCAAGACATTGAAGGTGCGCATGGACCAACAACAAAGCAATGCTCAGCGAATTGCCGAGTTCCTCGAGTCGCATGGGTTCAAGGTACGGTACCCTGGACTTCGCTCGCATCCTCAGTATGAGCTACATAACTCCATGGCACGGGGTGCTGGAGCGGTGCTTTCATTTGAGACGGGCGACGTCAATGTCAGTGAGCGCATCGTCGAGAGTGCGAAGATCTGGGCAATCAGTGTGAGCTTCGGCTGTGTGAACAGTCTGATCAGTATGCCCTGCCGTATGAGCCATGCTAGCATCGATGCGAAGACGCGGGCGGAACGCGCGATGCCGGAGGACCTCATTCGTCTGTGTGTCGGTATTGAGGATGTGGATGACTTgattgaagatctccagcGCGCT CTTGTTGAAGCGGGAGCCGTCAGGGTCACCTTGGACGGTATCCACGCGGTGTCGGCCGAGTCGTCGTGA
- a CDS encoding 60S ribosomal protein L7: MSYMIAWTHYTNPNSSSVPSQDQVLVPETLLKKRKSQEAARAERRAEVEAKKKANKEKRGVIFKRAESYVKEYRDAEREKIRLARVARQEGNFYVEDEPKLVFVVRIKGINKIAPKPRKILQLLRLLQINSGTFIRLTKATQEMLTIVNPYIAYGYPNLKSVRELLYKRGYGKVDKQRVALTDNQIIEENLGKYGIVCMEDLIHEIYTVGPNFKQANNFLWPFKLSNPTGGFRTRKFKHYVEGGDLGNREENINALIRQMN, encoded by the exons ATGTCATACATGATCGCCTGGACGCACTATACTAACCCCAACTCCAGCTCCGTTCCCTCCCAGGACCAGGTTCTCGTCCCCGAGACCCTCctgaagaagcgcaagagcCAGGAGGCTGCCCGCGCTGAGCGCCGCGCTGAggtcgaggccaagaagaag GCCAACAAGGAGAAGCGTGGTGTCATCTTCAAGCGTGCTGAGTCCTACGTCAAGGAGTACCGCGACGCAGAGCGTGAGAAGATCCGCCTGGCCCGTGTTGCCCGCCAGGAGGGTAACTTCTACGTTGAGGATGAGCCCAAGCTGGTCTTCGTTGTCCGTATCAAGGG TATCAACAAGATCGCTCCCAAGCCCCGCAAGATTCTGCAGCTCCTCCGTCTGCTCCAGATCAACAGCGGTACTTTCATCCGCCTGACCAAGGCTACCCAGGAGATGTTGACCATTGTCAACCCCTACATTGCCTACGGTTACCCCAACCTGAAGTCCGTCCGCGAACTTCTGTACAAGCGCGGTTACGGTAAGGTCGACAAGCAGCGTGTTGCTCTCACCGACAAccagatcatcgaggagaACCTTGGCAAGTACGGCATTGTCTGTATGGAGGATCTGATCCACGAGATCTACACTGTCGGCCCCAACTTCAAGCAGGCCAACAACTTCCTGTGGCCCTTCAAGCTCTCCAACCCCACTGGTGGCTTCCGCACCCGCAAGTTCAAGCACTACGTTGAGGGTGGTGACCTTGGTAACCGTGAGGAGAACATCAACGCTCTCATCCGCCAGATGAACTag
- a CDS encoding Peroxisomal hydratase-dehydrogenase-epimerase has protein sequence MSELRFDNQTVVVTGAGGGLGKAYALFFASRGANVVVNDLGGSHSGEGKSSKAADVVVEEIRAAGGKAVANYDSVENGDAIIETAIKNFGRIDVLINNAGILRDISFKNMKDSDWDLINQVHTYGAYKCACAAWPHFRKQKYGRVINTASAAGLFGSFGQANYSAAKLGQVGFTETLAKEGAKYNIIANVIAPIAASRMTATVMPPDVLENLKPEWVVPLVATLVHSSNTTESGGIYEVGGGHVAKLRWERAKGALLKTDHSLTPGAIAAKWNDVNDFSKPEHPTGPADFMGLLEEAVKLPSAPQAQEPDFKGRVALVTGGGAGLGRAYCLLFAKHGAKVVVNDLMDPEPVVQEIRKMGGEAVGNKASCEDGDAVIKSAIDAFGRIDILVNNAGILRDKAFTNMTDDLWNSVVNVHLRGTYKVTKAAWPYFLKQKYGRVVNTASTSGIYGNFGQANYAAAKLGILGLSRTLAMEGAKYNIKVNTIAPNAGTNMTRTIMPEEMVQAFKPDYVAPLVVLLCSDATPEPSTKGLFECGSGWFGRTRWQRSGGHGFPVDVKLTPEAVVSKWKEITNFDDGRADHPEDGQAGTERIMANMSNRAGGSGENETLANIEKAKSFTAEGTAFDYTDRDIILYNLSLGAKRTDLPLVYENNEHFQALPSFGVVPWFNTNTPWNMDDIVKNFSPMMLLHGEQYMEVRKYPIPTSANTLTYPKLIDVIDKGNAAVVVAGFTTKDAKTGEDLFYNESTVFIRGSGGFGGSPKPTAARAKGATAAYKPPKRAADVIVEEKTSEDQAALYRLNGDRNPLHIDPEFSKVGGFKTPILHGLCSLGVSAKHVFTKFGAFKNLKVRFAGVVLPGQTLKTEMWKEGNTVIFQTTVVETGKPAISGAGAELLDGAKAKL, from the exons ATGTCTGAACTACGCTTCGATAATCAGACGGTCGTCGTCactggtgctggtggtggtctCGGCAAGGCATAtgctctcttctttgcctcaAGGGGTGCCAACGTCGTCGTCAACGACCTCGGTGGCTCTCACTCTGGCGAGGGCAAGTCATCAAAA GCCGCAGATGTCGTAGTTGAGGAGATCCGTGCCGCTGGCGGTAAGGCTGTTGCCAACTACGACAGCGTGGAGAATGGTGATGCGATCATTGAGACCGCGATCAAGAACTTTGGTCGCATTGACGTTCTCATTAACAATGCTGGAATCCTCCGTGACATCAGCTTCAAGAATATGAAGGATTCCGACTGGGATCTTATTAACCAGGTTCACACATACGGTGCCTACAAG TGCGCCTGCGCCGCTTGGCCTCACTTCCGCAAGCAAAAGTATGGTCGCGTCATCAACACCGCCTCTGCTGCTGGTCTTTTCGGCAGCTTTGGTCAGGCTAACTACTCGGCTGCCAAGCTCGGCCAGGTCGGTTTTACCGAAACTCTGGCCAAGGAGGGTGCGAAGTACAACATCATCGCCAACGTGATTGCCCCTATTGCCGCGAGCCGTATGACTGCCACAGTGATGCCCCCTGATGTTCTCGAGAACCTCAAGCCCGAGTGGGTGGTTCCTCTTGTCGCGACACTTGTCCACTCTTCCAACACCACCGAGAGTGGTGGTATCTACGAGGTTGGCGGTGGTCACGTCGCCAAGCTCCGCTGGGAGCGGGCCAAGGGTGCTCTTCTGAAGACCGATCACTCTCTGACCCCGGGCGCCATTGCTGCCAAGTGGAACGACGTCAACGACTTCTCAAAGCCGGAGCATCCTACAGGGCCTGCCGACTTCATGGGTCTGCTCGAGGAGGCCGTGAAGCTTCCCAGTGCCCCTCAGGCTCAGGAGCCTGACTTCAAGGGTCGCGTCGCCCTCGTcactggtggtggtgctggtcttGGTCGCGCTTACTGCCTACTGTTCGCCAAGCATGGCGCCAAGGTCGTGGTCAACGATCTTATGGACCCCGAGCCCGTTGTTCAGGAGATCAGGAAGATGGGTGGAGAGGCCGTGGGCAACAAGGCCAGCTGCGAGGACGGCGATGCCGTAATCAAGTCTGCCATTGATGCCTTCGGGCGCATTGATATCTTGGTCAACAACGCCGGTATCCTGCGTGACAAGGCTTTCACTAACATGACCGATGATCTGTGGAACTCTGTTGTCAACGTTCACCTGCGCGGCACCTACAAGGTTACCAAGGCTGCTTGGCCCTACTTCCTCAAGCAGAAGTATGGCCGTGTTGTCAACACCGCCTCAACCAGCGGTATCTACGGCAACTTTGGCCAGGCCAACTACGCCGCTGCCAAGCTGGGTATCCTCGGCTTGTCTCGCACTCTTGCTATGGAGGGCGCCAAGTACAACATCAAGGTGAACACCATCGCCCCCAATGCCGGTACCAACATGACCCGCACCATCATGCCCGAGGAGATGGTGCAGGCCTTCAAGCCCGACTATGTTGCTCCCTTGGTTGTCCTTCTTTGCTCCGACGCTACTCCGGAGCCCTCCACCAAGGGTCTCTTTGAGTGCGGTAGCGGCTGGTTTGGCCGCACTCGTTGGCAACGCTCTGGCGGCCACGGCTTCCCCGTGGACGTCAAGCTGACCCCCGAGGCTGTTGTTTCCAAGTGGAAGGAGATCACCAACTTCGACGATGGTCGTGCCGATCACCCCGAGGATGGCCAGGCGGGTACCGAGCGCATCATGGCTAACATGTCCAACCGTGCCGGTGGCAGTGGTGAGAATGAGACCCTCGCCAACATTGAGAAGGCTAAGTCTTTCACTGCCGAGGGCACTGCTTTCGACTACACCGACCGTGACATCATCCTGTACAACCTCAGCCTGGGCGCCAAGCGCACAGACCTGCCTCTGGTGTACGAGAACAACGAGCACTTCCAGGCTCTTCCCTCTTTCGGTGTTGTCCCATGGTTCAACACCAACACCCCATGGAACATGGACGACATTGTCAAGAACTTCTCGCCCATGATGCTGCTGCACGGTGAGCAGTACATGGAGGTTCGCAAGTACCCTATCCCCACATCCGCCAACACCCTCACCTACCCCAAGCTCATCGACGTGATCGACAAGGGCAatgctgctgttgttgtcGCCGGTTTCACCACCAAGGACGCCAAGACAGGCGAGGACCTGTTCTACAATGAGTCCACCGTCTTCATCCGGGGTAGCGGCGGCTTCGGAGGTTCTCCCAAGCCCACCGCCGCCCGTGCCAAGGGTGCCACTGCTGCCTACAAGCCCCCCAAGCGTGCTGCCGATGTTatcgtcgaggagaagacgtCCGAGGACCAGGCTGCTCTGTACCGCCTGAACGGTGACCGTAACCCTCTGCACATTGATCCTGAATTCAGCAAGGTTGGCGGCTTCAAGACCCCCATCCTCCATGGTCTGTGCTCGCTCGGTGTTTCCGCCAAGCACGTCTTCACCAAGTTTGGTGCCTTCAAGAACCTGAAGGTCCGCTTTGCCGGTGTTGTTCTCCCCGGACAGACCCTCAAGACCGAGATGTGGAAGGAGGGCAACACGGTCATCTTCCAGACCACCGTTGTTGAGACTGGCAAGCCTGCTATCTCAGGTGCTGGTGCTGAGCTCCTTGACGGCGCCAAGGCCAAGTTGTAA